Proteins from a genomic interval of Streptococcus sp. D7B5:
- a CDS encoding DUF1934 domain-containing protein, with translation MKIRMRNTIQFDEQLEVIDQLYDVEVREKGDYHYLLFYNEEKEKVVLKFHSQELVMTRFSSPKTIMRFLKDSDSLAYIPTPMGMQEFIIQTNHYELDGQKIELAYQLQNQEGHPFASYQLEITWG, from the coding sequence GTGAAGATTCGGATGCGAAATACGATTCAGTTTGATGAACAATTGGAAGTCATTGACCAACTCTATGACGTGGAAGTGCGTGAAAAGGGAGATTATCACTATCTGCTTTTCTACAATGAGGAAAAAGAAAAAGTGGTTCTCAAGTTTCATAGTCAAGAACTGGTGATGACCCGTTTCTCGAGTCCCAAAACCATCATGCGTTTTCTAAAGGATAGTGATAGTTTAGCCTATATTCCGACTCCAATGGGGATGCAGGAGTTTATCATTCAAACGAATCACTATGAATTGGATGGGCAAAAGATTGAATTAGCCTATCAACTGCAAAACCAAGAGGGACACCCCTTTGCCAGCTATCAATTAGAAATTACTTGGGGATAA
- a CDS encoding Gfo/Idh/MocA family oxidoreductase has translation MLKLGVIGTGAISHHFIEAAHANGEYQLVAVYSRKIETAATFASRYQDIQLFDQVEDFFKSSFDVVYIASPNSLHFVQAKAALSFGKHVILEKPAVTQPHEWLDLRQTAEKNHCFIFEAARNYHEEAFTTIKNFLADKQVLGADFNYAKYSSKMPDLLAGQTPNVFSDRFAGGALMDLGIYPLYAAIRLFGKAQDATYQAQQLDNSIDLNGDGILFYPDFQVHIKAGKNITSNLPCEIYTADGTLTLNTIEHVRSAIFSDHQGNPIQLPIQQAPHTMTEEVAAFAQMIQQPDQTFYQNWVDDASSVHDLLYTMRQTAGIRFEAEK, from the coding sequence ATGCTTAAATTAGGTGTCATCGGAACAGGGGCTATCAGTCATCATTTCATAGAAGCAGCCCATGCTAACGGAGAATACCAGCTGGTCGCTGTCTATTCTAGAAAGATAGAAACAGCAGCAACCTTTGCTTCTCGCTATCAAGATATCCAACTCTTTGATCAAGTAGAAGACTTCTTCAAGAGCTCCTTTGATGTAGTCTATATCGCTAGTCCAAACTCCTTGCATTTTGTTCAAGCCAAAGCAGCCTTGTCTTTTGGGAAACACGTCATTCTTGAAAAGCCAGCTGTCACTCAGCCACATGAATGGCTAGATTTGAGACAAACAGCTGAGAAAAATCACTGTTTTATCTTTGAAGCAGCTCGTAATTACCACGAAGAAGCTTTTACCACTATCAAAAACTTTTTAGCAGACAAGCAAGTGCTGGGAGCAGATTTCAACTATGCCAAGTATTCTTCCAAGATGCCTGACTTGTTGGCTGGACAGACTCCCAATGTCTTTTCAGACCGTTTTGCTGGTGGAGCTCTTATGGACTTGGGGATTTATCCCCTCTACGCTGCTATTCGTCTCTTTGGAAAGGCTCAGGACGCGACCTATCAGGCTCAACAGCTTGACAATAGCATTGACCTAAATGGCGATGGTATCCTCTTCTACCCTGACTTTCAAGTTCATATCAAGGCAGGAAAAAACATTACTTCCAATCTTCCTTGTGAGATTTACACAGCAGATGGAACCTTGACCCTCAACACGATTGAGCATGTCCGCTCAGCTATTTTTAGCGACCACCAAGGAAATCCAATCCAGCTCCCTATCCAACAAGCTCCCCATACGATGACTGAGGAAGTTGCTGCATTTGCACAGATGATCCAGCAACCAGACCAGACTTTCTACCAGAACTGGGTGGATGATGCAAGCTCTGTTCATGATTTACTCTATACCATGCGCCAGACTGCTGGCATTAGATTTGAGGCAGAAAAATGA
- the rplU gene encoding 50S ribosomal protein L21 has product MSTYAIIKTGGKQVKVEVGQAVYVEKLNVEAGQEVTFNEVVLVGGENTVVGTPLVAGATVVGTVEKQGKQKKVVTYKYKPKKGSHRKQGHRQPYTKVVINAINA; this is encoded by the coding sequence ATGAGCACATACGCAATTATCAAAACTGGCGGAAAACAAGTTAAAGTTGAAGTTGGTCAAGCAGTTTACGTTGAAAAATTGAACGTTGAAGCTGGTCAAGAAGTTACTTTTAACGAAGTTGTTCTTGTTGGTGGTGAAAACACTGTTGTCGGAACTCCACTTGTTGCTGGAGCTACTGTAGTTGGAACTGTTGAAAAACAAGGAAAACAAAAGAAAGTTGTTACTTACAAGTACAAACCTAAAAAAGGTAGCCACCGTAAACAAGGTCACCGTCAACCATATACAAAAGTTGTCATCAACGCGATCAACGCTTAA
- a CDS encoding ribosomal-processing cysteine protease Prp, protein MIQAVFERAEDGELRSAEITGHAESGEYGLDVVCASVSTLAINFINSIEKFAGYEPILELNEDEGGYLKVEIPADLPSHQREMTQLFFESFFLGMANLSENSSEFVQTRVITEN, encoded by the coding sequence ATGATACAAGCAGTCTTTGAGAGAGCCGAAGATGGCGAGCTGAGGAGTGCGGAAATTACTGGACACGCCGAAAGTGGCGAATACGGCTTAGATGTCGTGTGTGCATCGGTTTCTACGCTTGCCATTAACTTTATCAATTCCATTGAGAAATTTGCAGGCTATGAACCAATCTTAGAATTAAACGAAGATGAAGGTGGCTATCTAAAGGTTGAAATACCAGCGGATCTTCCTTCGCACCAGAGAGAAATGACCCAGTTATTCTTTGAATCATTTTTCTTAGGTATGGCAAATTTATCGGAGAACTCTTCTGAGTTCGTCCAAACCAGAGTTATCACAGAAAACTAA
- a CDS encoding DEAD/DEAH box helicase — translation MKTKLPTEWQELSDQLGFQEFTPIQSQLFDPILAGENLLGVSPTGTGKTLAYLLPSLLRLQKKKAQQLLILAPNTELAGQIFDVCKTWSEAIGLTAQLFLSGSSQKRQIERLKKGPEILIGTPGRIFELIKLKKIKMMNVETIILDEFDQLFDDSQIHFVEKITHYAPRDHQLIYMSATTKFDQEKIAPNTRTIDLSDQKLDNIQHFYMQVDQRHRVDMLRKLAHVEDFRGLVFFNSLSDLGSAEEKLQYRDILAVSLASDVNVKFRKVILEKFKGKQLTLLLATDLLARGIDIDSLECVVNFDVPRDMETYTHRAGRTGRMGKEGYVITLVTHPEELKKLKKFASVREIVLKNQELYIK, via the coding sequence ATGAAAACCAAACTACCTACTGAATGGCAAGAACTAAGCGACCAGCTCGGTTTCCAAGAATTCACCCCCATTCAAAGTCAACTATTTGATCCTATACTTGCTGGAGAAAACCTCCTAGGAGTGAGCCCGACAGGAACTGGTAAGACCCTAGCTTACCTCCTGCCAAGTCTTCTCAGACTACAAAAGAAAAAAGCCCAGCAACTCTTGATCCTAGCACCAAATACAGAACTAGCTGGACAGATTTTTGATGTATGTAAAACGTGGTCAGAGGCTATCGGCTTAACTGCTCAGCTCTTCTTATCAGGTTCGAGTCAGAAACGCCAGATTGAACGTCTTAAAAAAGGACCAGAAATTCTGATTGGAACACCTGGCCGTATCTTTGAGTTGATTAAATTGAAAAAAATCAAGATGATGAATGTAGAAACCATCATTCTGGATGAATTTGACCAATTGTTCGATGATTCTCAAATTCACTTTGTCGAGAAAATCACCCACTACGCACCTCGTGACCACCAACTCATCTACATGAGTGCGACGACCAAGTTTGACCAAGAAAAGATTGCACCAAACACGCGCACTATTGATCTCTCTGATCAAAAACTGGACAACATCCAACACTTCTACATGCAGGTAGACCAACGTCACCGAGTGGACATGCTACGAAAACTAGCACATGTAGAGGATTTCCGTGGTCTGGTCTTCTTTAACAGCTTGTCAGACCTTGGAAGTGCAGAAGAAAAATTACAGTATCGCGATATCTTGGCTGTTTCCCTCGCTAGCGATGTCAATGTTAAATTTCGAAAAGTCATCTTAGAAAAGTTTAAAGGCAAGCAGCTAACCCTACTCCTTGCAACTGATCTTTTGGCTCGTGGGATTGATATTGATAGCTTGGAATGTGTTGTCAACTTCGACGTCCCTAGAGATATGGAAACCTATACCCACCGTGCTGGTCGTACAGGTCGCATGGGCAAGGAGGGCTATGTTATCACTCTGGTAACCCATCCTGAAGAACTGAAAAAACTCAAGAAATTCGCAAGTGTTCGTGAAATTGTCCTAAAAAATCAAGAACTCTATATCAAATAA
- a CDS encoding HD domain-containing protein: MNEKVFRDPVHNYIHVNNQVIYDLINTKEFQRLRRIKQLGTSSYTFHGGEHSRFSHCLGVYEIARRITEIFEEKYPEEWDPAESLLTMTAALLHDLGHGAYSHTFENLFDTNHEAITQEIIQSPETEIHQVLLQVAPDCPEKVASVIDHTYPNKQVVQLISSQIDADRMDYLLRDSYFTGASYGEFDLTRILRVIRPVENGIAFQRNGMHAIEDYVLSRYQMYMQVYFHPATRAMEVLLQNLLKRAKELYPEDKDFFARTSPHLLPFFEKKVTLSDYLALDDGVMNTYFQLWMTSPDKILADLSQRFVNRKVFKSITFSEKDQDQLATMRQLVEEIGFDPDYYAAIHKNFDLPYDIYRPESENPRTQIEIIQKNGELAELSSLSPIVQSLAGSRHGDNRFYFPKEMLDQNSIFASITQQFLHLIENDHFTPNKNE, translated from the coding sequence ATGAACGAAAAAGTATTCCGTGACCCAGTTCACAACTATATCCACGTCAATAATCAGGTCATATACGACTTGATCAATACAAAAGAATTTCAACGTCTTCGCCGTATCAAACAGCTAGGGACTTCCAGTTATACCTTCCATGGTGGTGAGCACAGTCGCTTTTCCCACTGTTTGGGAGTCTATGAGATTGCTCGACGTATCACGGAGATTTTTGAAGAAAAATACCCTGAAGAATGGGATCCTGCTGAGTCTCTCTTGACCATGACCGCTGCTCTCCTACACGACCTTGGGCATGGTGCCTACTCGCATACTTTTGAAAATCTTTTTGATACAAATCATGAAGCCATTACTCAGGAAATCATCCAAAGTCCTGAGACAGAGATTCACCAAGTCCTGCTACAAGTAGCGCCAGATTGCCCAGAAAAGGTAGCCAGTGTTATCGACCATACCTATCCTAACAAGCAGGTCGTGCAGCTCATTTCTAGTCAGATTGATGCGGATCGCATGGACTATCTATTGCGCGACTCTTATTTTACAGGAGCATCTTATGGGGAATTTGACCTGACTCGCATCCTCCGAGTCATTCGTCCTGTCGAAAATGGGATCGCCTTTCAGCGCAACGGCATGCATGCCATCGAAGACTACGTTCTCAGTCGCTACCAGATGTATATGCAGGTTTATTTCCACCCAGCAACACGCGCCATGGAGGTTCTTCTACAGAATCTCCTCAAACGCGCTAAGGAACTCTATCCTGAAGACAAGGACTTCTTTGCACGCACTTCTCCTCATTTGCTACCTTTTTTTGAAAAGAAAGTTACTCTATCTGATTATCTGGCACTTGATGACGGCGTGATGAATACCTACTTCCAACTCTGGATGACCAGTCCTGACAAGATACTAGCCGACTTGTCGCAACGTTTTGTCAACCGCAAGGTCTTTAAATCCATTACTTTTTCAGAAAAAGACCAAGACCAACTCGCAACCATGAGACAACTGGTTGAAGAAATCGGTTTTGATCCAGACTACTATGCTGCCATTCATAAGAACTTTGACCTCCCTTATGATATCTATCGTCCCGAATCTGAAAATCCACGGACACAGATTGAGATTATACAAAAAAATGGAGAACTGGCTGAACTCTCTAGCCTGTCTCCTATCGTCCAATCCCTTGCTGGCAGTCGCCATGGAGACAATCGTTTCTATTTCCCGAAAGAAATGTTGGACCAAAATAGCATCTTCGCAAGTATCACCCAGCAATTTTTACACTTGATTGAGAACGATCATTTTACCCCAAATAAGAACGAATAG
- the yidA gene encoding sugar-phosphatase, which produces MSIKLIAVDIDGTLVNSKKEITPQVFSAIQDAKEADVKVVIATGRPIAGVAKLLDDLQLRDEGDYVVTFNGALVQETATGHEIISESLTYEDYLDMEFLSRKLGVHMHAITKDGIYTANRNIGKYTVHESTLVSMPIFYRTPEEMADKEIVKCMFIDEPEILDAAIEKIPAEFYERYSINKSAPFYLELLKKNVDKGSAITHLAEKLGLTKDETMAIGDEENDRAMLEVVGNPVVMENGNPELKKIAKYITKTNDESGVAHAIRTWVL; this is translated from the coding sequence ATGAGTATTAAACTAATCGCCGTCGATATCGATGGTACCCTGGTTAACAGTAAAAAGGAAATCACTCCTCAAGTCTTTTCCGCCATCCAAGATGCCAAAGAAGCTGACGTCAAGGTCGTTATTGCAACAGGTCGTCCTATCGCAGGTGTTGCCAAACTTCTGGACGACTTGCAGTTGAGAGACGAGGGTGACTATGTGGTAACCTTCAACGGTGCCCTTGTCCAAGAAACTGCTACTGGTCATGAGATTATCAGCGAATCCTTGACCTATGAGGATTATCTGGATATGGAATTTCTCAGTCGCAAGCTCGGTGTCCATATGCACGCCATTACCAAGGACGGTATCTATACGGCCAATCGCAATATCGGAAAATACACGGTGCACGAATCAACCCTCGTCAGCATGCCTATCTTCTACCGCACCCCTGAAGAAATGGCTGACAAGGAAATCGTCAAGTGTATGTTTATCGATGAACCAGAGATTCTCGATGCTGCGATTGAAAAGATACCAGCCGAATTTTACGAGCGCTACTCCATCAACAAATCTGCTCCCTTCTACCTCGAACTCCTTAAAAAGAATGTAGACAAGGGCTCAGCCATTACTCACTTAGCTGAAAAACTAGGATTGACTAAAGATGAAACCATGGCGATTGGGGACGAAGAGAATGACCGCGCCATGCTCGAAGTCGTTGGAAATCCCGTTGTTATGGAAAATGGAAATCCTGAACTCAAAAAAATCGCCAAATACATCACTAAAACAAATGATGAATCTGGCGTAGCCCATGCTATTCGTACGTGGGTACTGTAA
- a CDS encoding YoaK family protein codes for MRLLPIRKISRQSKRLALFLTFCAGYVDAYTFIVRGNTLVAGQTGNVVFLSVGLIQQNVSDASAKVMTLFSFMMGVFFLTLYKEKLRIVKKPILSLIPLAVLSLIIGFVPQTVDNIYLVPPLAFCMGLVTTAFGEVSGIAYNNAFMTGNIKRTMLAFGDYFRTKHTPFLREGLIFVSLLSSFVFGVVFSAYLTIYYQEKTILGVPLMMSIFYFSMLFASWRKKGKEKA; via the coding sequence ATGAGATTATTACCAATAAGAAAAATATCACGTCAGTCTAAGCGACTAGCGCTTTTTTTGACTTTTTGTGCAGGATATGTCGATGCTTATACCTTTATCGTGCGAGGGAACACCCTTGTCGCTGGACAGACTGGGAATGTGGTTTTTCTTTCTGTAGGACTTATTCAACAAAATGTATCGGATGCCAGTGCCAAAGTAATGACCTTGTTTTCCTTTATGATGGGTGTCTTTTTTCTGACATTGTATAAGGAAAAACTACGAATTGTTAAAAAGCCGATTTTGTCCTTGATTCCACTTGCAGTCTTATCCCTAATTATAGGCTTTGTGCCGCAAACGGTTGACAATATCTATCTCGTACCGCCCTTGGCCTTTTGTATGGGACTGGTGACAACAGCCTTTGGAGAAGTGTCAGGTATTGCCTATAATAATGCTTTTATGACGGGCAATATTAAACGAACCATGTTGGCTTTTGGAGATTATTTCCGGACCAAGCATACGCCTTTTCTACGAGAGGGCTTGATTTTTGTTAGCTTACTTAGTAGTTTTGTCTTCGGAGTTGTTTTTTCAGCTTATTTGACGATTTACTATCAGGAGAAGACAATTCTAGGTGTTCCTCTTATGATGAGTATCTTTTACTTCAGTATGCTTTTTGCTTCTTGGAGAAAAAAAGGGAAAGAAAAAGCTTAA
- the rpmA gene encoding 50S ribosomal protein L27, translated as MLKMTLNNLQLFAHKKGGGSTSNGRDSQAKRLGAKAADGQTVTGGSILYRQRGTHIYPGVNVGRGGDDTLFAKVEGVVRFERKGRDKKQVSVYPIAK; from the coding sequence ATGTTAAAAATGACTCTTAACAACTTGCAACTTTTCGCCCACAAAAAAGGTGGAGGTTCTACATCAAACGGACGTGATTCACAAGCGAAACGTCTTGGAGCTAAAGCAGCTGACGGACAAACTGTAACAGGTGGATCAATCCTTTACCGTCAACGTGGTACACACATCTATCCAGGTGTAAACGTTGGACGTGGTGGAGACGATACTTTGTTCGCTAAAGTTGAAGGCGTAGTACGCTTTGAACGTAAAGGTCGCGATAAAAAACAAGTTTCTGTTTACCCAATCGCAAAATAA